In Acidobacteriota bacterium, the following are encoded in one genomic region:
- a CDS encoding STAS domain-containing protein, whose protein sequence is MDISFDVSLVKGVKVITILGKKVNYENLNEMEEEIFREVEGEERNFILDLSQVVQIDSFALGFIMNLYRRVMEKEGILVLVSAHPRVRAVLGMARVDEVIKVYETKKEALDGLSK, encoded by the coding sequence GTGGATATTTCCTTCGATGTCTCCCTCGTCAAAGGGGTAAAGGTGATCACTATTTTAGGGAAGAAGGTCAATTATGAAAACCTGAATGAGATGGAGGAAGAGATATTCCGCGAGGTGGAGGGGGAAGAGAGAAACTTTATCCTCGACCTCTCCCAGGTGGTTCAGATAGATAGTTTCGCCCTTGGTTTCATTATGAACCTTTATCGGCGGGTAATGGAGAAGGAGGGCATTCTCGTTCTTGTCTCTGCCCATCCTCGGGTGCGCGCCGTGCTTGGAATGGCGCGGGTGGACGAGGTGATCAAGGTTTACGAGACGAAGAAAGAGGCATTGGACGGTCTTTCAAAATGA
- a CDS encoding aminotransferase class III-fold pyridoxal phosphate-dependent enzyme gives MKLHPFEEELIAEYLDKHPQSRNYFERAKRSLIRGGSHTLRLFPPLPLYDVKCSGSKITDRDGNTYLDFWQGHMANILGHNPPLILDALTRHFKNGAGLQTGFPSSLQVELAEILLSRLKTDKIRFTTSGTLATMYAVMLARAKTGRTMVLKASAGWHGANPYLLKGINYYEGEGFSRLESAGLHKGASDDIIITSYNNGEDLEDKFRKYGERLACFIVEPVLGGGGFIPAQPEYLAKARKLTEEYGALLIFDEIISGFRFTAAGVQSLYGIKPDLTVLAKIIGGGMPLAAVAGRGDIMELCDPDSQAEPKVKFEGGTFSAHPASLLAGITMVTYLIENEDKVYPKLARLGERIRQGAKKIFQEEGIEAETTGDPNKAVKGSSLSMLHFPKKEGGNLDYPDDLWNPELFDVALRVRIMKIGMLLYGVNIADGLGAVSTAHSDEDIDYFFEALRKFAKRLKEGYFRKRG, from the coding sequence ATGAAACTACATCCTTTCGAAGAAGAACTAATAGCGGAATATCTTGATAAGCATCCCCAATCAAGAAATTACTTCGAACGGGCAAAAAGATCCTTAATAAGAGGAGGAAGCCACACCTTAAGGCTTTTCCCCCCTCTTCCCCTCTACGATGTGAAATGTTCTGGCTCTAAGATAACGGACCGGGATGGCAATACCTATCTCGATTTCTGGCAGGGCCATATGGCTAATATCCTGGGGCACAATCCACCACTTATCCTCGACGCCCTAACTCGCCACTTCAAAAACGGCGCCGGTCTTCAGACTGGTTTTCCCAGCAGCCTTCAGGTAGAGCTCGCTGAGATCCTTCTATCACGGCTTAAGACCGATAAAATCAGGTTTACCACCTCGGGAACCCTCGCCACGATGTATGCGGTAATGCTCGCCCGAGCAAAGACAGGTAGGACAATGGTCCTCAAGGCAAGTGCCGGTTGGCACGGAGCCAACCCTTACCTTCTAAAAGGGATAAACTACTACGAAGGGGAGGGGTTCTCCCGGCTGGAGTCAGCGGGGCTCCATAAAGGAGCTTCCGATGACATCATAATAACCTCCTATAATAACGGTGAGGATCTGGAGGATAAATTCCGGAAGTACGGGGAGAGGCTTGCTTGCTTCATTGTGGAACCAGTCCTCGGTGGAGGGGGGTTTATTCCCGCTCAACCCGAATATTTAGCCAAGGCACGGAAGCTCACCGAGGAATATGGTGCTCTCCTCATCTTTGACGAGATAATAAGTGGCTTTCGCTTCACCGCAGCCGGGGTCCAGTCCCTTTATGGGATAAAGCCGGATTTGACCGTGTTAGCCAAAATAATTGGGGGAGGAATGCCGCTAGCCGCTGTTGCTGGGCGGGGAGATATAATGGAGCTTTGTGATCCCGATTCTCAGGCAGAACCAAAGGTGAAATTCGAGGGAGGAACCTTTTCCGCCCATCCAGCAAGCCTCCTCGCCGGTATCACTATGGTGACCTATCTCATAGAGAACGAGGACAAGGTCTATCCAAAACTGGCGAGGTTAGGAGAAAGGATCCGCCAAGGGGCGAAGAAGATATTTCAAGAAGAGGGGATCGAGGCAGAAACTACCGGTGATCCCAACAAAGCTGTCAAGGGAAGCTCTCTCTCTATGCTTCACTTCCCGAAAAAGGAGGGAGGAAACCTCGATTATCCCGACGACCTGTGGAACCCCGAGCTCTTCGATGTAGCCCTCAGGGTCAGGATAATGAAGATAGGGATGTTACTCTACGGGGTGAATATCGCCGATGGTTTAGGGGCAGTGAGCACCGCCCATAGCGATGAGGATATAGACTACTTCTTCGAAGCGCTAAGGAAATTTGCTAAGAGATTAAAGGAGGGATATTTCAGGAAAAGGGGTTAA